The sequence GCACACAAACGCCCGCCCGGGGGGGCGTTGGGGGCGCTCGCGATGAGGCCGGGCCCCTGTGTCTCCCAAGCGGGGAGGGAGCAGGTGGCGCCCCGAGTGCGCGTGCGCGGACCTCTCTGGCCCCCGGAGCCCCGGTCGGTCCCGTCTCTTCATTCTTTCACCTGCGCCTCAGACCGCACCTGTTGCCCTGCATTGAATTCAAGGTCACAGATCCTCTGTGGCCGTGAAAACCTGCTGTGGAGTTGCTCTAGTGAACTCTTCATTTTAGTTACCACACTTTTTCAGTCCACAgttcctgtttttttctcttccttctctctctctctttttaggtcGTCTCTATTTGGTAAAACATCATCTCATGCTTTAATTCTTCAGACATGGCTTCTTTAGTGCTTTGAACACACTTACGGAGCCAATTTCAACTCTTTGTCTGGTCATTTGAGCACCTGGGCTCATTTTCCTGAACAGCTTCTCTCGGCTGGCTTTTCCCTGTGCAGGGGCCCGCCGTTcctgtgcgtgtgcgtgtgcgctCCCCAGGTTTGTGGTGGCTGCTGTTTGCTTCGTGCGTTTCCGGGACGGATTCTGTAACGTCTCTGTTCTTTCTTGTTGCCGGTGAAGCGCCTGTCCAGCAGCTCGGCCGCTGAGTAAGAGCTGAGCAGAGACTTCCTGACGTGCTTTGACCCGGGGAGTCCCGTGGTTTTGCTGACAagctgtgtgcgtgtgtgtgtgtgtgtgcgtgtgtgtgtgtgtgttgggcacACCTTCAGCGTTCTGCCAGACAGCCGCCAGCTCTGCCTTGGCCCTCCTTTCACGAGTGTTGTGATCTTTGCCCCACGAGAAGGTAGCGTGTTAGGGTTTTCGTCGGCCTTTCTCTTGGAAGTGAGAGTGAGCACACTTTTGACTTGTGAAAGCACACGCACTGCTACCCTTTTCCGGGAGTCGTAGTCCATGTCCTTTGCTTACTTTTCTGTTGGCTTACTGGTTTCTTATTAAACTGTAGGAGCTCTTCATTCAATTAGAGACCTAGCCCACTCGGAGTTCCTCTTGGAGCTCCGTGGGctgagaacccgactagtatccgtgaggatgcaggtttgaaccctggctccactcagtgggtgacggatccagcgttgccaccagctgcagcataggtagcagatgtagctcggatctcggatgctgtggctgtggtgtaggctggtggctgcagctccgtttcacctcctagcctgggaggttcagcctttaaaaaaaaaaaaaccaccaaaaaactaGCTCTCCATGAGCAGTTGCAAATATGtccttgttttgtattttcttgcttttgccATGTAATCttctttgttgggggggggggcatggtttgcggtggcttgatgtgggatctcagttcccagcagGGGTGGGCCCTGGTCTCTGGTGGTGAAGGTGatgagtcctaaccactaaacctccagggaactccctgccatgcGGATTTTTTGTGCGGTTGAATTTAACCAGTCTTCCATGGCTTCTGAGTTTTATATGCCCCACTCAAAGGttatattagggagttcccctgtggtgcagcaggctaaggatatggcgtcactgcagcagctcgggtcactgctgtggcatgagttcgatccctggcctgggaactttcacttgGGGGCAtagcccaaaaaaaaagagagaggttatattttaaaaaaaggctccGTCTTCTCCTCTCGAACTTTTATGGGTTTCAATTTCACATTTAAATCCCTGATCTAATCATTTAGATGGATGTAAAGTGTGGCCTGGAAATTCAATTCACCTTAAATACCCTCCCAGTCCCAGCACCATTCAcgaatgaattcatttttttgcacattttaCTGTGTTTATCACCTATTAAAGTCCCATGGAGAGTGGTTGTTTCTGAGCTTTATTCCATCTCAGCGGTCTGTCTGCCTGTTTATGTATCGTCCCCTGGTTCCGTACTACATGCCTACGCCAAAGACCTTTGgtatttctggggtttttttatgTATCTTGAGGTTCAGTTAGATAACTGGGAGTGAGATGGGGGGAGAGAAAGTGTTTTTATAACAGTTAATTCGGGCctgggagttcctctcgtggctcagcaggagcgTGATTAGGATCCTTGAGGACGAGGGGTCaaccccaggccttgctcagcggggttggggatcccgcgttgccgtgagctgtcgtgtgggtggcagacgcggctcagacctggcgttgctgtggctgtggtggaggctggaagctacagctctgattcgacccctagcctgaaacttccacacactgcaggtgtggtcctaaaaagacgaaaagaaaagagaaatccagGACTGACCTGTGACTGGCGCCCCTGGCAGCAGGGTCCAGTGGATCTGGCTGAGTGTTCAGCAGGACGGACGCACAGGTCTGTGCGTCTCTGGCTGCCAGGAGCAGTGGGGGCCGGCCTGGCCCTGCTGGCCAGCGGGGTCCAGTGGACTGAAGCCTGGGGGGCAGGCTCCACCACTCTGAGCCCAGGGTCCCCGTCAAGGCTTGGTGCCCAGGGGGTGCTGGGGTGGACCCCCCTTTCCTCAGAAACCCTCTTCCCACCTAGACTTGTCACGTGCTTCTTGGGTCCTCATgagtcagggaggggaggggcggccTGGCCCCAAGTGTGCGTGGGGAGCTCCCCAGCAGCAGCTCCTCCTGCTCCAGACCCAGAGCGGGTGGGCCCTGGGGGCGGGTCACGGGGGCCAGGAGCTGGCTGCTGGGTGGGCAGGGAGCTGCGGTGACATGGTGATGGAGCCGGCCACATGGCCCAGGCGCGCAGGTGGGGAGAGTCGAGAGCTGGGGGAGCAGACTCGGGCCGAGGGGCCTCCCCTGTGCCAcgctggggagggcagggggccagAGCCACGAGCAGAGAGGCCCTTGCTGCAGgtgctgtgggggcggggggctctggCCACGGGCGGGGGGATAGGATGGCCAGGGCAGGCTGGCTGGGCCCGCCCAGGGGTGGCAGAGGGCCGGGCAGGGCTGTTGGAGCAGCAGGGTGGCGGAGTCGGAGTCCCCTGCACCGAGTGGGAAACTCCTAGTGACCGTGACCGTGAGCCACGGGTGGCAGAGTGCTTCCGCCCTGAAGTGGGGCCCAGGCTGGTGAGGGGGCCCCACCGACCCGACGGGCCTCATTCCTCCCCGGCGTCGGggcctgtgtccccagggctACTGCCAGAGCCTCAGCCACCAGCGGGTCTGCAGAAGGGACCGGGAGGGGCTCGCGGGGGCCGTTCCCCGAGAGGGGCCTCCCCGGGGCCTCCAGCGCCTTCGGTCAGGTCACCTCGGCCGGTCTGTCGCAGGCAGCGCCCAGCTGCCCAGAAGGCAGGAAAGGCGCTCTAGTCTGGGTTCAGGCGCCCAGCTGCCATCACACTGTCCTGGCAGGAGGGTCAGTGCCCAGCAGGGGCTTCTCCAGAGGGGGCGCCCCTCAGGGCTCTCGGCGTAGGGGGGACATGGCCACCTGGAAACATCGGGGCTGGGGCTCAGGAGTGGATGAGGCCCTCCCCAGAGGACCCGGGTGCCTCAGCCCTGCGCCCTCCCCTCGAGTGATACGGACCTGCCGCCCCCGCCCCATGCCCAAGCTGTACGTCCAGCTGTGCCTTTCCCCGTGGAAACGCCACACCCGCCAGGAAGCCGCCGGTGGCTGGGGAGGGTCCCCCTGAGCTGAGGGGCatttccctggcccaggacggAGACCCTGGTGCCGCCCCGAGAGTAGGTCAGGCTGGCTGACTGGAGCAAGGGCGTGAGGttacggggcgggggggggcacgtccgaggtggggaggggctgggcttgGCCCCTGGGGCTCATCCCCGCCTCTGTGGGACAGGGGAACAGGCTGGGGGCGCCAGGGGCCCACTGAGcctggggagagaagaaggatggGGGGCAGCCAGTGAGACAGCAGAGACAGCCCTGGTAACTCTGGCTCTGAAAGGGGCCGGGAGAGGTGGGTGACgctgggggctgcagggctgtggaggggggaggggagggtggggcaggaTCAGGCAAGTGGCACGAGCCTGCCGTGCAGCTGGGGTCGGGAGGGGGCGTGAGCGCAGTGGGCAGGCAGACTGCCGGTCAGGAGTACCCACCTGGGGCCGCAGGAGGCTGGTTAAATGTCCGCTgagcaggcaggcagggggcCATGGGCAGAGCTGTGGGGTGCCCGCAGGCCTGGCAGGTCGGCTAGCTGCCCCCACACCCGTTCTGCTCTTTACCAGGAATAAGAGGCCACCAGCTAAAACCCTGCATTTCCCAGCCTGCCTTGGCGCGGAAACGTGATCAAGTCTGGCCAGTGAGACGTGAGCAGCTGTGCTACCTGGGCTTCTGGAAAACTCCTTGAAAGGAAGGGGAGggctcctcttctcccttccctcctgtttgCTGCCTGGAACATGGATGTGATGGCTGGACCCTCGCCCTCTGTCTGGGGCCGTGAGGATGCGGGCCTCGCCTAGGCGGCCTGGGCTGCTGGTTCTTCAAGGGGCCGGGGTCCCTCACACGGGAGAAGATGAACCATCAGATTCTCTCTTTCATGCAGCCAAAGCCAGTCCTGACCCACAGCCAGGACGCACAGCCAGGCGGCAGGGGCTGgcaccgggggtggggggggggcaccagcGTTCTGCCTCCGCGGGCCCGGCGGTCTCTGGGCGGAGGCAGGGGCACAGTGGGGCCGGGCGCCTGCAGGCTGCGGGCCCCGCTCCCTCTATCCCTGGGGCTGGTCTGCGGCTGGGGGTGCTGctgcctggggccagggctggtCCTGGGCGTGAGAAGGGCCTTCCCAGGGTGCTCTTCGTGGCACTGACGCCAGAGTGGGACCATGGGGGACAGGAGTGGGGTGCCAGCGGGGCTACCGCTCACCTCTGCTCCCAGCTCGAGGACCCCATGCTGAGAAAGGGGCAGGCAGGGGCCCCACCTTAGTGGGAGCCAGGGTAGGGGGACCAGCTTGAGCGCCCCTGGGAAGCGGCCAGAGGCGCTGCACCCCAGTTCTCCAGGTGCTCTCATGGGAGTGAGCTGGAGCCTGCACTGAAGCCAGGAGACAGAAAAAGCCCCGGGGCGGGGGCCAGGCGAGGGCTGCCTGCAGTGAGCCCATGACTTCCGGGGCCTGTTTCTTCCTGTTTGACATGGAGATGCCACTGGGGGTGCGGAGGCTCAGACCGGCTGGCACAGGCCTGTCCCCACAagggcccagcacacagtaggcatgCCCCAGAGAGACTGGAGGGGcttgggaggggacagggagctgCCCACTCCTGCACGAGGGCTGCACAGAGCCCTGAGTGCCCGTGTGTGCCTGGCATGTGGCCCAATGCACGGCCGTGGCACCCGCTCAAGGCTGAGCCTGGTGGTGGCATGGGGTGTGGtggcggcggggggaggggaggtggcccTACTTCCCTGCCTCTGGCTTCAGCCCCTCCGCCATGGGGACCCCTGTCCTGAACCAGAGTTGGTGCTGGAGGGTCCAGAGTGTTTCTGGGTGAACTTggtgagggagggcaggaggcgGGGGCCAGAGCCATCTGGTGCGTGCGTCTGAAAcacctctgtccccctcccctccccacctccggAGCCTCGTGAGCGTGGGTGCAGGTGTGGCAGGAAGGGGCCCAGGAGTGCTGGCCttccctgccctcttcctccGTCCCAGCAGGTTCCGGTTGGAGCCCAGCCAGGTGGGCTTCGGGGTGGGAGGCGGGGGTCCTGGGGGGCAGACCTGAGGGATGCCTTTCTCCGGCCTCTGCCCAGCTCCTGGAAGTGGAGGCTGTGGTTTCTTGCTTGGCAGCCTCTGGCACCCTGCTTGTGCTAAGTGCACAGTAATGTTGAGCTTCCTTCTGGAAACTTCTGGGGCTTCTCTGTCAGCTGTCTACACCCTGGAGACCCAGGCCTCAGCAGTAAAACCAGGGGTGTCCCCACCTTTCTGCACCCCATCCTGTTAGATTCAGGAAGGTTCAGGGTGCCCACACGTCGGGGGTGGTGCTGAGCAATCCTGACGGGGGACCGTCTGGCCCCCACCAGtgaagcggggggcgggggggaacggGAGCCCCGTGCCAATGGCAAATGAGGAGCCCGGGGAGGTGCACCGGCTGGTGAGCAGCAGCCAGAGGCTCGGGAGGCAGGGGCTGCTCCTCGCCCACCCTTCGCCCACCAGTGATGCAGAGAGCAACGCGGGCCGGATCAGCCCCAGGGACCCCAGCTTCCCCCACCAAGCCTCTCCGATGGAATGTGCTGGGACCAGGGGTgggcggggagggcagggaaggccATTGCTCCCCAACCCCTTCCTGCCACACCTGTACGGCCTGCCTGCCCACGAGGCCTGGGAGGCCAGGAGGGGAGAAAGACGGAGGGAgtcggggctggggtggggatggttGCCACCTGCCGCCACTGGGCCGTCCTGCTCCCCAGGCCAGCCTCCCCTGCCCACAGTGCTCAGTGATGGGCTGACCAGCTCGGGCAGGAGCGCCTCGGAGAGCTTGGTCGTGGCGCACAGAGGGGAACACCCGGAGGGTGTGGGGACCCAGCAGGTGCCCAGCGTCCGGTGACAGTGGAAGGCCGCCCTGAGTACACGCGGAGCCCTCCtcacgccgccgccgccgcaatGCCTGGTCCTGAGGCTCAGCTCTGGGCATCAGGGGCCACCACCCTGCCTAGCTAGCGGCAGCCACCTCTCACCTCCATTTCCCAACCCGGGTCCCAAGACTCCAGAAGCTCCCGTGGGGATGGCGCCCAGAGCAGGGCTGCAGGCGGCTGGAGGAGAGGGGGCCACTGGAGTCCAGCCCCGGCCCTGgggcgcccccagccccagctttcCTCCACTGGGAAGCGGCAGCAGCTCCCTCCTCCCTTGGTTGCAGCAGCGACAGGTGTGCCCAGCAGCAGCCAGCCCTGGCACCGGGTGCTCGAAGGCCTCCAGAGTTGAGGCCCAGGGGGGAGCGGGGGCAGGTCAGTTGCCCCCTGCCACGCCAGCAAGGTCCCAATGGGCTTTCCTCCCCCCAGGAGCTCCCTAAGACTGCACCGAAGAGGCTGGGGACATCCCCAAGCTACGAGGGCCGGAGTTGGGGAAAAGGAAGCGGGGAACCCGGGCGGGAGGGAGCCTTGATCCGCACAGGCGCTGAGGCCGCGCGCCCAGTTCCAAGCGCAGAGGGGGACCAGAGAGCCGTAGGACCGGGGAGCTTGGCCACGGGACGCGGGGCCGGCGGGGAAGCTGCGGCCCCAGCCCCGCGCCGAGGAGGGCTCCCCGGGTCCCCGCCGAAGGGCAGCCAGGAGAGCGGGGCGTGGGCGGCGCGCGAGCCGGAGGGACGCGGGCGCGGCCTCCTGCGGTTTATTGATTGAGTTCAGCAAAGTGCTTCCGAGCGGCCGACCTCGGCCCCCACGCGCGCTTACAGCggtttataaatttaaaactcttCGGCGGCAACCGGCTATGTACAGAGTCAAAGGCCGCGGCCTTACGGACGAGGCGGCCGGCGGGCGCCGGCGGGGCCCAGGGCTGCGTGGGGCCGCGCCGCCGCGTCCCGCGTCCGCGCTCAGAGGTGCGGCGCGTAGAAGGCGGGCGCGCCGTAGGTCTGCGAGCCCAGCACGAAGGGCGACAGCACCGCGGGGCTCGACAGGAAGGGCAGCTGTGCGGCGCACACCAGGCCGCCGGGGCCGTGCGCCGGGTACCCGGCCGGGCCGTGCATGGCGAGCGGCGCGCCCATGGGCGGCGACGGGCTGAGCGGGCTGAGGCCGCCGGGCAGCCCCGCGCCCGGCCCCGCGCCCGGCCCCGGCCCTCCGCCGCCGCCGGTCGGCGCGCTCGTGTCGGCGCCGGGGTTCTGCTTCTTCCACTTGGTGCGGCGGTTCTGGAACCAGATCTTCACCTGCGTCTCGGTGAGGCTCAGCGACAGCGCCAGGTTGAGGCGCTCGCAAACCGACAGGTAGCGCGTCGCCTTGAACTTGTTCTCCAGCGCCACGAGCTGCTCGTAGGTGAAGGCGGTGCGCGCGCGCCGAGGCTTCCCGGACTTGGAGTCGGAGCCCGTGCGCTTCCGCTTGGGCTTggtcgccgccgccgccccctgcGGGGTGGTCCCCCCGCCcgccggcgccgccgccgccgccgccgcgacCCCCGGCGGGCCCGAGGCTCCGGGAGAGTTCCCGCGGGGGCCGGGGGCCGCCGTCTCGTCGACGGCGCCGGGGGGCGCCTCGGCCTCGCCCTGGCTGCCCGACCCGCGGGCCCCGAGGCCGCTGCCGCCTCCTCGCGCCTCCGCGCCTCGCGCCGCCCCCGCCTCGGGCGCCTCGTCGTCGTCGTCCTCGTCGTCGTCTGGTGCCTCGTCCCCGCTGTCCGCGCTCGGGCTgcggccgccgccgctgctgtagccgttggcctcgGCCTCGTCAGCCTTGCAGGGGTCGCCGGCGTCTGCGGACGGGACGGGACGGGGCGTGAGGACAGGACCGTCGGGActcgccgcccccgcccccgccgcttGCTCGTCCCCTCCGGCGTCCCGCTCCCCGGCCGGCCGAGTCCCTCGTCCGGCTTCCTGGGCTGGCCTTCGTCTCCTGGccagcccccttcccccttggctcTCTCGGTTTCCtgccctctttcctcctttccttctcagcCGCCTGCGCTTCCCCTCTGGCCCTGGCGCGTGCCTTCTCCCCGGAGGCTCCCCTTCCCGCCTCTCCCAGCGCCGCGCTGGGCCGGCCGGGGGCCACGGGGAATGCGGCAGAGGCAAAGATCCCATCGATCCGGGAGGCAGATACAAACTTAATTAAACTCATTTTGTGTAATGTACAAACTAGTTAACGGCCATTTAATTTATTTCGGCGTATATTACCCTCCAATTACTGCAAGGTACTGGGCCAGCCAATTACTGCGCATTTAAGAGCTGGCGGGccggaggcctggggtggggttgGAGCCTACCCCAGGGGCAGGATTTCTGGGCACCCAAATTCTCGCCCTGGCCCCATCCCTACCTTAAGCCCCGGGGCCCTGGATCTTGGCCACCCTTGGCCTTTGGCCCCTCTGCCGAGGCCCCGGCGGGTCTGAGCTGGCCCTGACCAGGAGGAGGTCCCCGCCTGGGTGGCGGGGGTCCAGAGCAGTGCTGACACCAGCCAGGATGGGAGCACCTGCTAGGCCGAGTCTCAGCAGCGGCTCCGGATCCTCCAAGCAGAGGCTCCCGCGGTGGCGGCAATCTGAGTCTCAGAAATTTGGGAGGAGGCGTCTGTCTGGTCAGGGTTCCGAGTGAGGGGGACGCCTCTGCAGCCCCTGCTCCCATGGGTGGCCATACAACCATGAGAGAAGCCAGGGCAGGTGCCCTACCCCGTGCCACCCAGTTGGGCGCCAAGGCCCCAGCCAGGCTGGCACTGGAGAATGAAGGACAAATTCAGCCCCCGCTTCGTCCTCCAGGATGGCCACAGAGGGTGCAAGGAGGCCCGCAGGGCAGGTGTCCTGGCCCCACTCCTGCCCCTGAGCAGGAGCAGGGACAGCCCCCCGGCTGACCCAGAGAGCACCTTGCCATCCAGCCCCTGCTCTTGCCAGGGGCgggctgaggagggaggggaCCTGGCCCAGCTTCCTCCCCGAACCACCACAAACCAGGCTTCGACTGGGAGGGATTCCCCATTTGAGCGGAGGCTCTGGGGGAAACTCCCAGAACCCTGTCGAAAGCCTGAAGGTTCCCTGCTAGCCAGCCGGGGCttgttcctccttcctctctgccctaCGGGAGGAAGCCCAGTGCAGGTGCCTGAGGCCCCGGCCGGACAGTGGCCGCCCAGCCCTGCCGGCCTTCGCGCCTGTCCCTGCCGGGCAGAGGACCCGACtggctggagggaggaaggggcgggggagggggcaccaAAAGCAATCAGGAGTCGGTCGAATGCAATTCTCGATCAATAGCGACCCCTAATAAGTGTAATAGGTTTTAATCGAGTAATTATCCGAATTTTGACCCTATAATTTAGATGTTCGGGGGGAGTTTGCAAGGTGCTTGAAAGAGATATGCATGCAGCGGTAATGGGATATCGACCGGGCCGGGGGCGCGGGCCGCCCCATTACCGGCCGCTTTCCGCCGCTAAGCACATTTCCCCTCAACTGTAATCGAAGGGATTTAATTGTTTTTCCAGAGATAACCAGCGTTTTGTCACAATTAGTCTGATTTgtccaaaaagagagagagaaggggaaaaaaaagaaaaggagaaaaggaacgcAGGGAGGGAGGCCTCGGCGGGAGTGAGGAGGTCACTGGCCAGCCGCTGCGCACgacccggccgccgccgccgccacctccTACCCCGAAATGCGCGCGGCGCGCGGTGGCCGAGCCCGGGCCAGCCCTGCAGCTCGCGGCCCTGGGCCCGGCCCGGCAGAGCCACCCCTGGAGGCACCGGGCGGTGGGGGCCCCGCAGTCCGGGTCGGACGGAGGCCGCGGGCTGGCGGGCTGGCGCGAGCCCCGCGCGCTGCGAACTTTCCTCCGCGCCTTGGCGCCCGGCCGGCCAGCTTCGCCGCGGGTCCCGGGAGCGTCCACGCGTAGACGTGgccgctccccctgcccccgagaCCCGGCGATGGATGGCCGTGTCCTACTCACGCGGCGGCTCAGCTCCGGGGCCGGCTCCAGCTCCTCCAGCGGCGGCGAGGGCGCGGCGCTCCAGCTCCTCCGAGCGCGGCGGGCGTCCCGGGGCAGCGGGGGCCGGGGCACACGCCGCGGGCGCCACGGGGCCCAGCAGCACACAGCGGCGTCTTCTGCTGTTGAACTTGTTGGGGTCCAGGATGTCCAGCACCGAGAAGGAGGTGGGGCGCGGcggcgggccgggccgggccgcccCAGCCCCCTCGGGTGCGGCGGGCACCGTGTCGCTGGCGGCGAGCGGCGGGGCTCCGGCGCGGGGGAAGGCAGGCAGCTCGGCGCGCCCGTCCATGGCgtcccgggcggcggcggcggcggcggcgggcgcgggcgGTGCGGGCCCCGGGCCGGGCccgggcggcggcagcggcagcgcgGGGCCGTCCCCCGGAGCCGCCGGGCCGCTCGCGCTCATGCCGGCCTCCCGCCGCTCCGGCCGCTCGGGCCCCTGCGGCTACTGGGCTCCCATCCCCGGCGGCCCGGGCGCCGCCGCACGGTCTCGCGCAGGCGGCCGCGGCCGCAGCTCGGCTCGCTGCCCGTGCGGCCCCGCGCTCGGCCGCTGCTGCCTGGCGCTGCCTCCGCCGCCGCCTCAGGCGCCCGCCGCGCCCGGCCCGCTCATTTATGGCGGCCCCGCCGGCGGCGCCCACGCGCCCACTCGCCGCACACACGTGCGCCCGCAGGCGGCCGCGGGGCTCCGCCGCCCTCGTTAGCGCGCGCGCCTAATTGGCTGCGAAGGGTCCCGGGCGGAGGAGGCGGGCCCCGCGCGGGACACACGGACGGAGCGGCGGGGCCGACCGACAGACGCGCAGCCGGAGTCGGCCCGCGAGCGGCTGTCGCGGGTCGCGGCGTGTCGCCGCGCCTCCGCTCGTCCGGAAACGGCGCGCGGGCCTCCTGGGCGGAGGGGGGAGGCGGCCGCCCGGGCTCTTAGAAAACTGCGGGATCCATCAGCGGAGGGGCCGCGGAGGCCCCGGGGATCGCGTTAAGAGTTGGCTGGGGCATTCCCACGCCCGGCCGGCCTCTCCTCCGGCTCCTCGCGCGCTCTGGCGGCTCCCGATCGGCGGCTGGGGCGAGGGCGGAGTCCTCGGCGGCCGCCTCGCGGGGTCTCCGCCGCGTCTCCAGCCGCCTCCCGGGCGCTCCGTGGACCTCGATCCTGCCTCTCTCCGTCGCTCCGCTCGGGGTCTCCTCTCGCGTCTCGGGGTCTCCCTTGCTCTGGGTCTCTGGCCCTGCAGCGCCTCCCGCACCCGCCCCTTCGCGTCGTCAAATTAGGTTCTGGCCTCGTGTCCtcgccgggggcggggccagcgGCCCCCAGGGCGGCTCATTAGAAGGGACCTCGAGACTGGGGGAGGCTGGACGGCCCTCCTCCCGCCCCTGCCGCCCAGAATGGGGGCCGAGAAAGCGCACAAACGGCGGGAGGCCTACACCAAACCCGAGAGCCTTCGAGGAAGGGGAAACATTACGGCAGACTCCCCCTTCCCACGCCCGGAGCCTTGCGTCCTTCGGTCGGACCTTTATTCGTGCACGTTGGTCCAGAGCGTCAGCGCCGAGCCCTGCGACCCTCGCGGGGCCCGGCGGCGTCCGAGGgcggggccgccgccgccgctccctCCTCCCCGCGCCCGCCACCGAGCACCCCGGCCGCTGGTGGGACCCAGGTGGGAGCCGGCGGTGGGCGCGCGCGGGCGAGTGTCTTCGGGGTGTGCGGCTGTGTGTGGCGGGTGTGTGCGCGCGCGGGCGTGTGCAGGAGCGGTGTGCGCCGCCTCGCACTGCGGTCCCCGGAGCCTGCTCTGCGCACAAGGACGGGTCCTTTGCAATTACCGCGGGCAATGATCCTTTGGAAGCAGAAATTAAAAGTTGGGAGAAATAATGGGGGACCAGTTGGCTGTAATTTGGACGAAGCTCGGACATGCTGAGcctcggggaggggggggcggggcggggacgAGTGGGGGAGGCAAgaccgcccctcccccagcctgccccctcccccgcggGCCGGTCGGTCCTGAGATTCTAATCAGACGCACAGCACTGTGTCCTTCGTTGCCAGGACTTGGttattctttatctttaaattataaatcacctctgggggaaggaggggggtaATCTCTCATCACAGAGAGGTAATTATCTCCTTCCCGCCCCCACCTTCCTGGCGGGACTCAGgctctctccacccctcccccagcaaagTTGGAATAGAGCCGTGCACACCCATTCACACGAACTCACACTCACTCACCGGCAGGCAGCACACACACTGGttgagctggagacccaggactGCCCTCCCGCCCCCGCAGCCAGCCTCACCCTCTGGCTCACCAGCTCTGCTCGGTCTGGGTGGTGCCCCTCCAGCTCTTTCCTGCAGGACCGTCACACAGGTCCCCTCCCCTGCGCTGCCGTCCTGATCCCCCATGAGGCACAGCCGCTGGGCGCCCTAAGGGCCAAGTCCCAAGGGCCGGGCTCGGACCTGGCTCCCGCTGGCCAAGTCTCGCTCAGTGTGACATAGTGTCGCAAACCCCTCGATTGCACACTTGCGCTCCATGCCTGTCCTACTGTAGTCACCAGGCAGGGCACAAACACAGCCATCAAAACACCCACACcttgctggggggcggggcggggcagaggTCTGCCCCCACCCTCATTGTGCACACAGGTGAGGAAGGGAAATGTGAGCTCTCCTGGCACAACTTTCATTCCACCTGAACATCAATGCACATAAAATGACGTTTTATATAATGTAGACGTAGTGTAATATATGGTGATTATCACTGAAGCATACTAAATAGAATACA comes from Phacochoerus africanus isolate WHEZ1 chromosome 10, ROS_Pafr_v1, whole genome shotgun sequence and encodes:
- the NKX1-1 gene encoding NK1 transcription factor-related protein 1, which translates into the protein MSASGPAAPGDGPALPLPPPGPGPGPAPPAPAAAAAAARDAMDGRAELPAFPRAGAPPLAASDTVPAAPEGAGAARPGPPPRPTSFSVLDILDPNKFNSRRRRCVLLGPVAPAACAPAPAAPGRPPRSEELERRALAAAGGAGAGPGAEPPHAGDPCKADEAEANGYSSGGGRSPSADSGDEAPDDDEDDDDEAPEAGAARGAEARGGGSGLGARGSGSQGEAEAPPGAVDETAAPGPRGNSPGASGPPGVAAAAAAAPAGGGTTPQGAAAATKPKRKRTGSDSKSGKPRRARTAFTYEQLVALENKFKATRYLSVCERLNLALSLSLTETQVKIWFQNRRTKWKKQNPGADTSAPTGGGGGPGPGAGPGAGLPGGLSPLSPSPPMGAPLAMHGPAGYPAHGPGGLVCAAQLPFLSSPAVLSPFVLGSQTYGAPAFYAPHL